In Brevinematia bacterium, the genomic stretch GGAAGAATACAAGTACAGGTTTGACTACGCTATTGTTGAAAAGAAGATTGCTATTGAAGTTGAAGGGGGGACTTTTGTTTATGGAAGACACAACAGCCCTGTAGGGTTTAGAGAGGATGTTATAAAGTACAATTTAGCAACAATGAATGGTTGGAGGGTGTATAGGATAACAACAGAAATGATACGAAGAAATGCCTTTATTTTCCCAACGGCAAAAAGACCTAACCGCAAAACCGTAACACTAGAAGATTTTCTAGACACAATAATGTAATTTAACAAGGCATACCGAAGATTTAGCAACGAATTTAAACAAAACTTGACTTTTAAAACAGAACTTATTAATAATTAAAGTGCTAAAGGAGGTCTTATGGACAAAAAGAAAACTACAAGTTTTTACCTTTTGGATGATACCAAAAGGGTTATTGCGAAGTTGAGTAAGATTGCGAATGTTAAACAATCTGAACTGATAAACACGATAGCAGGTTTGATTTATAAAGACGAAAGATTACGAATGAGAGTGTTTGAGGAAATAAGAAGACAAAAAGAAGAAGCATTAAAGGAGGGTTGGAAATGATAGTATATATGATACACAAGTTCAGGTTAGACCCAAAGAACATAGAAGAAGCAAAGAAGTATATTAAGGAGTTTTTAAAAAAGAAGGTTGCTGTAATATACACACCTCCTATGTGGTTTGTTGAGGCAGATGTAAGCGAGGAGGAAATACTACAGATGTGCTTTGAACTAATTGACAGATGTGATGTGGTTGCTGTTTGCGGTGAAGCAGAAAGCAGAGGAACAATACGAGAACTGCTGTATGCATTAGAAAAAGGAAAGCCTGTTAAGGCTTTCTCTAAACCTGACGAAATAAGGCGTTTTTTATGAAGCTTACTGCATATGTTTGTTCATTTCTTTTAGGTTTTATGCTAGGGGGGATTGTCCTCTGGCTGTTATTTTCTAGGCAATCAGAGGAGTTTCATCCCCCCAAAACTGTTACAAACACACAGGTTAAAGCGATAAGGCTATACTATACAAACATAATAAGACATTACTTTACAAACTACCAAGAGAAAAATGGAACAAACTACCAAGTTGGTTTTGTTGATATAACAAACATTTTAACTAATGTACTTATGCAAGAAGAAATTAGGATAAGTGAGATAAAAGAAAACAAGTTGCTTTTTAGCTACAATTACAACTTTTCCACATCAGGACAGCAACTTGAGGTTGGGTATTACAGGTATTTTTTCAGCATCGGCGGAATTAATACTTTTGTTGGAGCAAAGGCAACCTATCCTTGGGGAGTGGGTTTAGGAATTTTGGTTGAGTTTTAGTCTTTATAAGGAGGTTCATATGAAGCCAAAACTTAACCTTGAACATTTTATTGTTCTGGAACTGCTAAAGTACAAGCAGTTTCTGGAACGGAAAAAGAAAGTGCTGATAAAAGACATAGCTGTAAGAAGACTGATTAGCTTGTTCGTTGTTGAGAAAAGAAAAAGGAACGAAGGAACGTTTCTGGTAGTACTGAAAGGAAAACCTAGGGTGGTTAAGATGAAAGATGGTTCTGTTAGAGGTTGGGGGAAATATCGGGAATACTACTGCATACTTCAAAACGGCGATATAATAGCAACTGTAGACTGGTGGAGAACCGAAGAAGGGAAAAGAGGTAATGTACTCTTTATTGTAGGAC encodes the following:
- a CDS encoding DUF4406 domain-containing protein; translation: MIVYMIHKFRLDPKNIEEAKKYIKEFLKKKVAVIYTPPMWFVEADVSEEEILQMCFELIDRCDVVAVCGEAESRGTIRELLYALEKGKPVKAFSKPDEIRRFL